In Bacteroidota bacterium, one genomic interval encodes:
- a CDS encoding helix-turn-helix transcriptional regulator, with amino-acid sequence MPKSYMENLEAMADPAIVKEIGGFIRQIRLNKNLSQAQLAQMSGLNRVTISKMETGRAPTLLTLVQVLRALDKLDVLKVFREEPQVSPLQLLKLQERQRMKASPRPRAPKSDRKTRLE; translated from the coding sequence ATGCCTAAAAGCTACATGGAGAATTTGGAAGCAATGGCTGATCCCGCCATTGTCAAAGAAATAGGAGGCTTCATTCGGCAGATTCGACTGAATAAGAACCTGTCGCAAGCGCAGTTGGCACAAATGTCGGGCCTGAACCGTGTTACGATAAGCAAGATGGAAACCGGTCGCGCGCCGACGCTGCTCACCCTGGTGCAGGTGTTGAGGGCCCTGGATAAGCTGGATGTTCTCAAGGTCTTCCGCGAAGAGCCGCAGGTGAGCCCCCTGCAGCTGCTAAAACTCCAGGAGCGCCAGCGCATGAAAGCGTCGCCCCGCCCCAGGGCCCCGAAAAGCGACAGGAAGACACGTCTCGAATGA